One Nitrospira sp. DNA window includes the following coding sequences:
- a CDS encoding NADH-ubiquinone oxidoreductase chain K produces MTTTASLPLMQGLLLAGLLFGLGLIGLLVRRNIIFMLMAVEIMLNAAGLAFVVAGARWGQADGQVMFLFILALAAAEVSIGLALVLRFYREFNQLDADAACRMWG; encoded by the coding sequence GTGACCACGACTGCTTCGCTTCCCTTGATGCAGGGGTTACTGCTGGCCGGGCTGTTGTTCGGACTCGGATTAATCGGGCTGCTCGTGCGCCGCAATATCATCTTCATGCTGATGGCGGTCGAGATCATGCTGAATGCCGCAGGGCTGGCCTTCGTCGTGGCCGGCGCCCGTTGGGGGCAGGCCGACGGGCAAGTCATGTTCCTGTTCATCCTCGCGCTGGCGGCGGCGGAGGTCTCCATAGGATTGGCGCTCGTGTTGCGGTTTTATCGTGAGTTCAACCAACTCGACGCCGATGCGGCTTGCAGGATGTGGGGCTAG
- a CDS encoding NADH-ubiquinone oxidoreductase chain F yields the protein MERPLTQRIRPQADPMNLAEYEDTGGYEAARKAVQTMAPQDVQRLVTDSTLRGRGGAGFATGLKWSFVPMGLDAPRPKYLVANADEMEPGTFKDRLLLEGDPHQMVESMVVSAYAIQAEVGYIFLRSEYKRAARLLHKAIAEARSHGYLGRNLFGSDFSFDLHLHTSAGRYICGEETALLNSLEGKRAIPRSKPPYPQTAGLWGKPTVVQNVETLYNVPHIVRHGVEWYRGLGHGHEGGTKLYGVSGNVKRPGTWELPMGTTMRTILEEYAGGMCEGFSFRGLLPGGASTAFVTEEHLDLPMDFESLPRAGSRMGTGTMIVLDDRTCPVGFVRNLEHFFAQESCGWCTPCWEGLSWTERILEGLEEGRGRPEDLDLLTMHTRLIGPGRTFCALAPGAMDPLQSALKHFRADFERHIHERRCPWREQGATIGARR from the coding sequence ATGGAACGTCCGCTCACGCAACGCATCAGGCCGCAGGCCGATCCCATGAATTTGGCGGAGTATGAGGACACGGGCGGGTACGAGGCGGCGCGCAAGGCCGTGCAAACCATGGCCCCGCAGGACGTGCAGCGGCTCGTCACCGACTCGACCTTGCGTGGCCGCGGCGGCGCCGGCTTCGCGACCGGCCTGAAATGGAGCTTCGTGCCGATGGGATTGGACGCGCCGCGCCCCAAGTATCTGGTGGCGAACGCCGACGAGATGGAGCCCGGCACCTTCAAGGATCGCCTCCTTCTGGAGGGTGATCCTCATCAGATGGTCGAAAGCATGGTCGTCAGTGCCTATGCGATCCAGGCGGAGGTGGGCTACATCTTCCTTCGTTCGGAGTACAAGCGAGCCGCCCGGCTCTTGCACAAGGCCATTGCCGAGGCTCGATCCCATGGCTACCTGGGGCGGAACCTCTTCGGGTCCGACTTCAGCTTCGACCTCCACCTGCATACCAGCGCCGGCCGCTACATCTGCGGCGAGGAGACGGCGCTCCTGAATTCCCTGGAGGGAAAACGCGCGATTCCACGTTCCAAGCCTCCCTATCCGCAGACAGCGGGCCTGTGGGGAAAACCCACGGTCGTGCAGAACGTGGAGACCCTGTATAACGTGCCCCATATCGTCCGTCACGGCGTCGAATGGTACCGGGGGCTGGGGCATGGCCATGAGGGTGGGACCAAACTCTACGGGGTCAGCGGCAACGTCAAACGGCCGGGAACCTGGGAACTGCCAATGGGCACGACGATGCGGACCATCCTGGAGGAATATGCCGGCGGCATGTGCGAAGGATTTTCGTTTCGCGGCCTCCTGCCGGGAGGCGCTTCGACGGCGTTTGTCACGGAGGAACATCTCGACCTGCCGATGGACTTCGAGTCGCTCCCGCGAGCGGGCAGTCGAATGGGGACCGGTACCATGATCGTCCTGGACGACCGGACCTGTCCGGTCGGATTCGTCCGGAACCTCGAACATTTTTTCGCGCAGGAGTCTTGCGGATGGTGCACGCCCTGCTGGGAGGGGTTGTCGTGGACCGAGCGCATTCTCGAGGGGCTTGAGGAGGGGCGCGGCAGGCCGGAGGATCTTGACCTGTTGACCATGCATACCAGGCTCATCGGCCCTGGCAGGACCTTCTGCGCGCTGGCCCCTGGCGCCATGGATCCTCTACAGAGCGCCTTGAAACATTTTCGCGCGGACTTCGAACGGCACATTCACGAGCGGCGGTGCCCGTGGCGTGAGCAGGGTGCAACGATCGGAGCGCGCAGATGA
- a CDS encoding NADH-ubiquinone oxidoreductase chain I — protein MWNMLRGIWLVFLHAFRRRVTVQYPEERPYLPPRWRGRIILSRDPDGLERCVGCYLCAVACPVDCIALQATEDESGRRYPEWFRINFSRCIFCGYCEEACPTYAIQLTTDFEMSEYERRNLVYEKEDLMIDGTGKYPGYNFYRVAGVRIGGKDKGEAEREAAPVDIRSLMP, from the coding sequence ATGTGGAACATGCTGAGAGGGATCTGGCTCGTCTTTCTGCACGCCTTCAGGCGCCGGGTGACGGTGCAATATCCGGAGGAGCGACCCTACCTGCCTCCCCGGTGGCGGGGACGGATCATTCTCTCCCGCGATCCCGACGGCCTGGAGCGCTGTGTCGGCTGTTACCTCTGTGCGGTGGCCTGCCCGGTGGACTGCATCGCGCTGCAGGCGACGGAAGACGAATCCGGGCGGCGGTACCCGGAATGGTTCCGCATCAACTTTTCGCGGTGTATCTTCTGCGGCTACTGCGAAGAGGCTTGCCCCACCTATGCCATTCAGCTCACCACCGACTTCGAGATGAGCGAGTATGAGCGGCGGAACCTGGTGTATGAGAAGGAAGATTTGATGATCGACGGGACAGGCAAGTATCCAGGCTACAACTTTTACCGCGTGGCCGGGGTCCGCATCGGTGGGAAGGATAAGGGGGAGGCGGAACGCGAAGCTGCGCCGGTGGATATACGAAGCTTGATGCCTTGA
- a CDS encoding NADH-ubiquinone oxidoreductase chain J, whose amino-acid sequence MEALFYIAALVGVASTGMVITRLNAVHALLYLIVSLLAVALIFFLLGAPFVAALEVIIYAGAIMVLFLFVVMMLNQGPSTVEQERRWLQPGIWTGPSVLAIILLGELVYLFGSGTVQHIQTIVPVDPKQVSLVLLGPYLIGVELASMLLLPGLIGAYHLGRRLTKAEAST is encoded by the coding sequence ATGGAGGCCTTGTTTTACATCGCGGCGCTGGTCGGGGTGGCCTCGACCGGCATGGTCATCACCAGACTCAACGCGGTGCACGCACTGCTCTACTTGATCGTGTCGCTGCTGGCCGTCGCGCTGATCTTCTTCCTCCTCGGGGCCCCGTTCGTCGCGGCGCTGGAGGTCATTATCTATGCCGGCGCCATCATGGTGCTGTTTCTGTTCGTGGTGATGATGTTGAACCAGGGGCCTTCGACGGTGGAACAGGAACGGCGTTGGCTGCAGCCCGGTATATGGACCGGTCCATCGGTTTTGGCGATCATCCTGCTCGGGGAGCTGGTCTATCTGTTCGGTTCCGGGACGGTGCAACACATCCAGACCATCGTCCCAGTCGATCCGAAACAGGTGAGCCTGGTGCTGTTGGGGCCCTATCTGATCGGCGTCGAGTTGGCCTCCATGCTCCTGCTGCCGGGCTTGATAGGCGCGTACCACTTGGGTCGCCGCCTCACGAAAGCGGAGGCTTCCACGTGA
- a CDS encoding NADH-ubiquinone oxidoreductase chain H encodes MDEVLVTAARIVALLTVLLTFAALLIWVERRLLGLWQDRYGPNRVGRFGLLQVVADMIKIFMKEDWVPAFADRTLFVLAPAVIMVTILMSFVVLPFTPSFVVADLNIGLLFILAMSSLTAYSAVLAGWASNNKYALLGGLRASAQMLSYEVFMGLSVMGVVMLAGSFNLREIVQAQQGLWFCIPQLPGFVIFMVAGFAETKRVPFDIPEAEAELVAGYHTEYSGMKFGMFFVGEYLGILLISALIVVLFFGGWQGPWLPPALWFFIKTSLFIALFILVRATLPRLRFDQLMAFGWKVMLPLALLNLIITGALVLSHRTAT; translated from the coding sequence ATGGATGAGGTGCTTGTCACAGCCGCCCGCATCGTTGCCTTGCTGACGGTCCTGCTGACCTTCGCCGCCCTGTTGATTTGGGTAGAACGGCGGCTCCTGGGACTCTGGCAGGACCGGTACGGTCCGAATCGGGTCGGCCGGTTCGGCCTGCTCCAGGTCGTGGCGGACATGATCAAGATCTTCATGAAAGAAGATTGGGTGCCGGCGTTTGCCGACAGGACCCTGTTCGTCCTTGCGCCGGCCGTCATCATGGTGACGATCCTGATGTCGTTCGTGGTCCTGCCCTTCACGCCGTCGTTCGTCGTGGCGGACCTGAACATCGGGCTGTTGTTCATCCTCGCCATGTCGTCCCTGACGGCCTACAGCGCGGTGTTGGCCGGGTGGGCGTCCAACAATAAATATGCCTTGCTCGGAGGGCTGCGGGCCTCCGCCCAAATGCTGAGTTATGAAGTCTTCATGGGGCTGTCCGTCATGGGCGTCGTGATGCTGGCCGGGTCGTTCAACCTTCGCGAGATCGTCCAGGCGCAGCAAGGGTTGTGGTTCTGCATTCCTCAGTTGCCGGGGTTCGTGATCTTCATGGTCGCCGGCTTTGCCGAGACCAAGCGGGTCCCCTTCGACATCCCGGAAGCCGAGGCAGAACTGGTGGCCGGTTACCATACCGAGTATTCTGGGATGAAGTTCGGGATGTTCTTCGTGGGGGAATATCTCGGCATCCTCCTCATTTCGGCGCTGATCGTCGTACTGTTTTTCGGAGGCTGGCAAGGTCCCTGGCTGCCGCCGGCCCTGTGGTTCTTCATCAAGACCTCGTTGTTCATCGCGCTGTTCATCCTTGTCCGGGCGACCTTGCCTCGGCTGCGGTTCGATCAATTGATGGCGTTCGGATGGAAAGTCATGTTGCCGTTGGCGCTGCTCAACCTGATCATCACCGGCGCCCTGGTGCTGTCGCATCGGACGGCTACGTAA
- a CDS encoding NADH-ubiquinone oxidoreductase chain G translates to MSRILIDGWPYDADPQHNLLQTCLSLGFNLPYFCWHPALGSVGACRQCAVKQFKDEHDRQGRLVMACMTPAADGTSISIEDQEAKEFRTGVIEWLMANHPHDCPVCDEGGECHLQDMTVMTGHAYRRYPFTKRTFRNQDLGPFITHEMNRCIQCYRCVRFYRDYAGGRDFNAFASRNHVYFGRHEDGVLENRFSGNLIEICPTGVFDDKTLMRHYVRKWDLQTAPSLCVHCSLGCNTIAGERRALLRRIMNRFNSCVNGYFLCDRGRFGYEVVNSDRRLRRLLARDRTGTPLAPVETGLVMQRLAPLLAASDAVIGIGSPRASLEANFALRTLVGPGRFHTGVAALDARLAESVLEILRQGPVGPASIADVEQADAVLILGEDLINTAPRLELAVRQALRQQPMQQTDRLKIPRWDDAAVRNVTQTRQGPLFIALPGNGSEPADVATETYYAAPDDLARLGFAIAQQVDQEAPAVPALSPAVLESARRIADALQTAERPMIISGTGCRSESVIQAAAQVAWALKRKGRTPQLCYSLPECNSAGLALMGGKALEEAFETVGERAVQAVVILENDLYRRADPAAVDAFLGCGKQVIVLDHLDQATAAKADVLLPTGTFAETDGTLVNNEGRAQRFYQVFVPDGDGRESWRWIRDLAAASRRSDVEGMAGWKELDDVVRAMSEQLPLFRRLTEVAPPAEFRLVGQKIPRQTFRASGRTALRPLPMLQDAMHEPAPPDDPDSPLAFSMEGYPGQPPSPLLPHYWAPGWNSVQSLNKFQSEVGGPLREENPGIRLLEPADRSELRYFKDIPKPFQRREGAWLILPLWHIFGSEELSAVAPALAQRIPDVSLALHPDDARRLNLQAGGYVEVILDGRPAAVHVAIASAVPQGTAGLTMVSEWSATLLPQWSPLTAV, encoded by the coding sequence ATGAGCAGGATCCTGATCGACGGCTGGCCCTACGACGCCGACCCGCAACACAACCTGTTGCAGACCTGCCTGTCGCTGGGCTTCAACCTTCCCTACTTCTGCTGGCATCCGGCCCTGGGGTCGGTCGGAGCCTGCCGGCAATGTGCCGTCAAACAGTTCAAGGACGAGCATGATCGGCAAGGTCGTCTGGTCATGGCCTGCATGACCCCGGCGGCGGACGGCACCAGTATTTCCATCGAGGACCAGGAGGCCAAGGAATTCCGCACCGGCGTGATCGAATGGCTGATGGCGAACCATCCCCACGACTGTCCGGTGTGTGATGAGGGCGGCGAATGCCACCTCCAGGACATGACGGTCATGACCGGCCATGCCTATCGCCGGTATCCCTTCACGAAACGCACGTTCCGCAATCAAGACCTAGGGCCCTTCATCACCCATGAGATGAATCGCTGCATCCAGTGTTACCGCTGTGTGCGGTTTTACCGGGACTATGCGGGGGGGCGGGATTTCAATGCGTTCGCCTCCCGCAATCACGTCTACTTCGGCCGCCACGAAGACGGCGTGCTGGAGAACCGGTTCAGCGGGAATCTCATCGAAATTTGTCCGACCGGGGTCTTCGACGACAAGACGTTGATGCGCCACTATGTCCGCAAGTGGGATCTGCAGACGGCGCCGTCCCTCTGCGTGCATTGCAGCCTGGGCTGCAATACGATTGCCGGCGAGCGGCGCGCCCTGCTTCGCCGCATCATGAATCGTTTCAACAGCTGCGTGAACGGGTATTTTCTCTGTGATCGGGGACGGTTCGGTTACGAAGTCGTCAACAGCGACCGGCGCCTCCGTCGCCTGCTCGCACGCGACCGGACAGGCACCCCGCTCGCGCCGGTTGAGACGGGTCTGGTGATGCAACGGCTGGCTCCGCTGCTCGCCGCTTCCGATGCCGTGATCGGAATCGGGTCCCCGCGCGCCTCACTCGAAGCCAACTTCGCGCTTCGCACCCTGGTCGGGCCCGGTCGGTTCCATACTGGCGTCGCAGCGCTTGACGCTCGATTGGCGGAATCGGTCCTGGAGATTTTGCGGCAGGGGCCCGTCGGGCCTGCCTCGATCGCAGACGTGGAACAGGCCGACGCCGTCTTGATCCTGGGCGAGGACCTGATCAATACCGCGCCCAGACTGGAACTGGCGGTCCGCCAGGCCCTACGCCAACAGCCGATGCAACAGACGGACAGGCTGAAGATTCCGCGCTGGGACGATGCGGCGGTTCGAAATGTGACGCAGACCAGACAGGGGCCGTTGTTCATCGCGCTCCCCGGCAACGGCAGCGAACCGGCGGATGTGGCCACAGAGACCTACTATGCCGCGCCGGACGATCTGGCTCGACTCGGCTTCGCAATCGCGCAGCAGGTGGACCAGGAGGCGCCGGCGGTGCCGGCCCTCTCACCGGCGGTCCTGGAATCGGCCCGGCGGATCGCCGACGCGCTTCAAACTGCCGAGCGACCGATGATTATCTCCGGGACCGGATGCAGAAGCGAATCGGTCATCCAGGCCGCGGCACAGGTGGCCTGGGCGCTCAAGCGGAAGGGCCGCACCCCGCAGCTCTGCTATAGCCTGCCGGAATGCAACAGTGCGGGGCTGGCGCTCATGGGAGGCAAGGCTCTCGAGGAGGCCTTCGAGACGGTGGGGGAGAGGGCGGTGCAGGCCGTCGTCATCCTGGAAAACGATCTCTACCGCCGGGCCGATCCGGCGGCGGTGGATGCTTTCCTTGGTTGCGGCAAACAGGTCATCGTGCTGGATCATCTGGACCAGGCGACGGCTGCGAAGGCCGACGTGCTGCTCCCGACCGGTACCTTCGCCGAAACCGACGGGACCTTGGTGAACAACGAGGGGCGCGCGCAGCGCTTCTATCAGGTCTTTGTGCCGGACGGGGACGGTCGGGAAAGTTGGCGCTGGATCAGGGATCTGGCCGCAGCGTCGCGCCGCTCCGATGTGGAGGGGATGGCGGGCTGGAAGGAATTGGATGATGTCGTCCGCGCCATGTCCGAGCAGTTGCCGCTGTTTCGCCGGCTCACCGAGGTGGCGCCCCCGGCGGAGTTTCGGCTGGTCGGGCAGAAAATTCCCCGTCAGACCTTTCGGGCCAGCGGGCGCACCGCCCTCCGGCCCCTTCCCATGTTGCAGGATGCGATGCATGAACCGGCGCCGCCGGATGATCCGGATTCGCCGCTGGCCTTTTCCATGGAAGGGTATCCCGGGCAGCCGCCCTCGCCGCTGCTGCCCCATTACTGGGCGCCGGGATGGAATTCGGTTCAATCGCTGAACAAATTTCAATCAGAGGTGGGAGGGCCCCTGCGCGAGGAGAATCCCGGCATCCGGCTGCTTGAACCGGCGGACCGGTCGGAGCTTCGGTATTTCAAGGACATTCCGAAGCCGTTTCAGCGGCGCGAGGGGGCCTGGTTGATTCTGCCGCTCTGGCACATCTTCGGGAGCGAGGAACTGAGCGCGGTCGCTCCGGCCCTGGCCCAGCGCATTCCGGACGTTTCGCTGGCGCTGCATCCGGATGATGCGCGCAGGCTGAACCTGCAGGCAGGTGGTTACGTCGAAGTCATCCTTGATGGACGGCCTGCAGCGGTGCATGTCGCGATCGCTTCTGCTGTGCCTCAAGGGACCGCCGGCCTCACAATGGTCAGCGAGTGGTCCGCGACGTTGCTGCCCCAATGGAGTCCGCTTACCGCTGTGTGA